In the genome of Solibacillus silvestris, one region contains:
- a CDS encoding resolvase, producing MIKTKAVIYCRVSTDKNTQETSLVRQQEELTKYAKTFGYNDVEIFMDQHSGYDVDRDGLLDMLDYMKEHGVKALFVQDETRLGRGNARMAVLHLLQKYEATVYTLNDAGPVVLNEMDTMLLEILAIVEEYQRRMHNAKIRRGMRRAVENGYQPQNNLKNRGNIEGRERKEVPVEEIVQLRQKGLTFAEIATTLSGLGISISKATVHRRYIEYMERLEE from the coding sequence ATGATAAAAACTAAAGCAGTAATTTATTGCCGTGTCAGTACGGATAAAAATACACAGGAAACGTCACTAGTACGTCAGCAAGAAGAGCTGACAAAGTATGCGAAAACATTCGGCTATAATGATGTGGAGATTTTCATGGATCAGCATAGCGGATATGATGTGGACCGAGATGGACTGCTCGATATGCTTGACTATATGAAAGAACACGGCGTCAAAGCGTTATTTGTACAGGACGAAACACGGTTAGGGCGCGGTAATGCACGTATGGCAGTACTTCACCTATTGCAAAAATATGAAGCGACAGTGTATACATTGAATGATGCAGGTCCTGTCGTATTAAACGAAATGGATACAATGCTGCTCGAAATTTTAGCGATTGTCGAAGAATATCAGCGTCGTATGCATAATGCGAAAATCCGCCGGGGAATGCGTCGTGCTGTAGAAAATGGCTACCAGCCCCAAAATAATTTAAAAAACCGCGGTAATATTGAAGGGCGTGAACGTAAAGAAGTGCCTGTTGAAGAAATCGTCCAGCTACGCCAGAAAGGCTTAACATTTGCAGAAATTGCTACGACATTGTCTGGTTTGGGCATTTCCATCAGTAAAGCGACCGTACATAGAAGATATATTGAATATATGGAGCGACTTGAAGAGTAA
- a CDS encoding cell division suppressor protein YneA, with the protein MKKTKLNGFTSMFLLFSVLMIALFMMQDDKIELYEHVSIEHGDTLWSLAEQYRGKMAKHDWIDEVKKENGLLDEKVVLGQVLVVPVEKDSQYIAQLNESTDMQSIKVVRGNNDKN; encoded by the coding sequence ATGAAAAAAACTAAACTAAATGGCTTTACATCAATGTTTCTACTATTCTCTGTACTTATGATTGCTTTATTCATGATGCAGGACGATAAAATAGAATTATACGAACACGTTAGCATAGAGCATGGCGATACTTTATGGTCGTTGGCAGAACAATATCGTGGTAAAATGGCTAAGCATGATTGGATCGATGAAGTGAAAAAGGAAAACGGATTGCTGGATGAAAAAGTTGTTTTAGGACAAGTACTGGTTGTACCTGTAGAAAAAGATTCACAATACATTGCCCAGCTGAATGAATCCACTGATATGCAATCGATTAAAGTAGTGAGAGGGAACAATGATAAAAACTAA
- a CDS encoding repressor LexA translates to MTQKISKRQQAILTFIKEEVRSKGYPPSVREIGEAVGLASSSTVHGHLARLESKGLIRRDPTKPRAIEILDQEEMNITKQGVIHVPLIGKVTAGLPISAIEDIQEYFPLPDAYGSPEEELFMLEIMGESMIEAGILNGDYVIVKKTSTANNGEIVVAMTEDDEATVKRFYKEKTHFRLQPENSSMEPIIVNQVSILGKVVGLYRNIH, encoded by the coding sequence TTGACACAAAAAATTTCAAAGCGGCAGCAGGCTATTCTAACTTTTATAAAAGAGGAAGTTCGTTCTAAAGGCTATCCGCCATCAGTACGCGAAATTGGAGAAGCGGTAGGTTTAGCTTCCAGTTCAACTGTCCACGGGCATTTAGCTCGTTTAGAAAGTAAAGGGCTTATCCGTCGTGACCCTACTAAACCGCGTGCCATTGAAATATTGGACCAGGAAGAGATGAACATCACCAAACAAGGTGTCATCCATGTTCCGTTAATCGGTAAAGTTACAGCTGGTCTGCCTATTTCCGCAATCGAGGATATTCAGGAATATTTCCCGTTGCCGGATGCTTACGGCTCACCGGAAGAAGAACTATTTATGCTTGAAATTATGGGTGAATCCATGATTGAAGCCGGAATTTTAAATGGGGATTATGTAATCGTCAAAAAAACGTCTACCGCGAACAATGGAGAGATTGTTGTAGCAATGACGGAAGATGATGAAGCGACAGTCAAACGCTTTTACAAAGAAAAAACTCATTTCCGCTTACAGCCTGAGAACAGTTCAATGGAGCCGATCATTGTCAA